In Jaculus jaculus isolate mJacJac1 chromosome 11, mJacJac1.mat.Y.cur, whole genome shotgun sequence, the following proteins share a genomic window:
- the Gnrhr gene encoding gonadotropin-releasing hormone receptor isoform X2, which translates to MVSGASPEQDPSHCSAANSSAPLAQGSLPTLTLSGKIRVTMTFLLFLLSATFNACFLLKLQKWTQKKEKGRKLSRMKVLLKHLTLANLLETLIVMPLDGLWNVTVQWHAGEPLCKVLSYLKLFSMYAPAFMVVVISLDRSLAITRPLALQNHGKLEQSMTGLAWILSSVLAGPQLPLRRTTSHHAALQCQNHPHPDPGPASRPPQTTTESVQKQYTKGTAEDPKDDSCICHFIYHLLDSLLCPGDLVLV; encoded by the exons ATGGTGAGCGGTGCCTCTCCTGAgcaggaccccagccactgctcGGCCGCCAACAGCAGCGCCCCGCTGGCGCAGGGCAGCCTGCCCACCCTGACTTTGTCTGGGAAGATACGCGTGACCATgactttcctcctcttcctgctctctgCCACCTTCAACGCTTGCTTCTTGCTGAAACTTCAGAAGTGGACtcagaagaaggagaaagggaggaagctcTCAAGAATGAAGGTGCTTTTAAAGCACCTGACCTTGGCCAACCTGCTGGAGACGCTGATCGTCATGCCCCTCGACGGGCTGTGGAACGTGACCGTGCAGTGGCATGCCGGGGAGCCCCTCTGCAAGGTCCTCAGCTACCTGAAGCTCTTCTCCATGTACGCCCCGGCCTTCATGGTGGTGGTCATCAGCCTGGACCGCTCGCTGGCCATCACCCGGCCCCTCGCGCTACAAAACCACGGCAAGCTCGAGCAGTCCATGACGGGCTTGGCCTGGATCCTCAGCAGCGTATTAGCAGGACCACAG CTGCCTCTTCGTCGTACCACTTCTCATCATGCTGCTCTGCAATGCCAGAATCATCCTCACCCTGACCCGGGTCCTGCGTCGCGACCCCCACA AACTACAACTGAATCAGTCCAAAAACAATATACCAAGGGCACGGCTGAGGACCCTAAAGATGACAGTTGCATTTGCCACTTCATTTATCATCTGCTGGACTCCCTACTATGTCCTGGGGATTTGGTACTGGTTTGA
- the Gnrhr gene encoding gonadotropin-releasing hormone receptor isoform X1, with amino-acid sequence MVSGASPEQDPSHCSAANSSAPLAQGSLPTLTLSGKIRVTMTFLLFLLSATFNACFLLKLQKWTQKKEKGRKLSRMKVLLKHLTLANLLETLIVMPLDGLWNVTVQWHAGEPLCKVLSYLKLFSMYAPAFMVVVISLDRSLAITRPLALQNHGKLEQSMTGLAWILSSVLAGPQLYIFKMIYLADGSGHTGVFSQCATHCSFPRWWHQAFYNLFTFSCLFVVPLLIMLLCNARIILTLTRVLRRDPHKLQLNQSKNNIPRARLRTLKMTVAFATSFIICWTPYYVLGIWYWFDPEMLNKVSDPVNHFFFLFAFLNPCFDPLIYGYFSL; translated from the exons ATGGTGAGCGGTGCCTCTCCTGAgcaggaccccagccactgctcGGCCGCCAACAGCAGCGCCCCGCTGGCGCAGGGCAGCCTGCCCACCCTGACTTTGTCTGGGAAGATACGCGTGACCATgactttcctcctcttcctgctctctgCCACCTTCAACGCTTGCTTCTTGCTGAAACTTCAGAAGTGGACtcagaagaaggagaaagggaggaagctcTCAAGAATGAAGGTGCTTTTAAAGCACCTGACCTTGGCCAACCTGCTGGAGACGCTGATCGTCATGCCCCTCGACGGGCTGTGGAACGTGACCGTGCAGTGGCATGCCGGGGAGCCCCTCTGCAAGGTCCTCAGCTACCTGAAGCTCTTCTCCATGTACGCCCCGGCCTTCATGGTGGTGGTCATCAGCCTGGACCGCTCGCTGGCCATCACCCGGCCCCTCGCGCTACAAAACCACGGCAAGCTCGAGCAGTCCATGACGGGCTTGGCCTGGATCCTCAGCAGCGTATTAGCAGGACCACAG TTATACATCTTTAAGATGATCTACCTCGCGGATGGCTCTGGGCATACGGGGGTTTTCTCTcagtgtgccacacactgcagCTTTCCGCGGTGGTGGCATCAAGCCTTCTACAACCTGTTCACCTTCAGCTGCCTCTTCGTCGTACCACTTCTCATCATGCTGCTCTGCAATGCCAGAATCATCCTCACCCTGACCCGGGTCCTGCGTCGCGACCCCCACA AACTACAACTGAATCAGTCCAAAAACAATATACCAAGGGCACGGCTGAGGACCCTAAAGATGACAGTTGCATTTGCCACTTCATTTATCATCTGCTGGACTCCCTACTATGTCCTGGGGATTTGGTACTGGTTTGATCCCGAGATGCTAAACAAAGTGTCTGACCCAGTCAAtcacttcttctttctctttgcttttttaaacCCCTGCTTTGATCCACTTATATATGGGTATTTCTCTCTGTAA